The following coding sequences lie in one Yoonia sp. G8-12 genomic window:
- a CDS encoding aspartate aminotransferase family protein: protein MIASILPTYSRAPLTFVSGEGSWLTEADGRRFLDLGAGIAVNALGHAHPALVEALTTQANALWHVSNLYNIPAQQKLADALVAQTFADTVFFTNSGTEACELAVKMARKYWYDKGQPERTEIITFSGSFHGRSSAGIAAAGSEKMTKGFGPLLPGFTHLEFGDHDALQAAASDKIAAIMVEPVQGEGGIRPLPDVCLKGLRDLCDQHGILLIFDEVQCGMGRTGKLFAHEWAGITPDIMMVAKGIGGGFPLGALLATADAASGMTAGTHGSTYGGNPLACAVGARVMEIVGDDAFLTEVNRKAGMMRQKLEGLVAAHPNVFEAVRGSGLMLGLKCKATNSDVVAAGFAQGVLTVPAADNVVRLLPALNITDADIALAVEKLDAAASHVKEANA, encoded by the coding sequence ATGATCGCATCTATTCTGCCAACCTATTCACGCGCACCCCTGACTTTCGTGTCCGGTGAAGGATCCTGGTTGACCGAGGCCGATGGACGACGCTTTCTCGATCTGGGTGCTGGCATCGCGGTCAATGCGCTGGGGCATGCCCACCCTGCATTGGTAGAGGCGCTGACCACGCAGGCGAATGCGCTGTGGCATGTATCAAACCTCTATAACATTCCCGCCCAGCAGAAGCTCGCTGATGCGTTGGTCGCGCAGACCTTTGCGGATACGGTGTTCTTTACCAATTCAGGCACAGAAGCTTGCGAACTGGCCGTCAAAATGGCGCGCAAATACTGGTATGACAAAGGCCAGCCCGAGCGGACCGAGATCATTACCTTCTCGGGGTCTTTTCATGGCCGGTCCAGTGCGGGGATTGCGGCCGCGGGATCCGAGAAGATGACAAAGGGCTTTGGCCCGCTTCTCCCCGGATTTACCCATCTGGAATTTGGCGATCACGATGCTTTGCAGGCCGCAGCCTCGGATAAGATCGCGGCGATCATGGTTGAACCGGTGCAGGGCGAGGGCGGTATCCGCCCATTGCCGGATGTTTGCCTGAAAGGCTTGCGCGATCTGTGTGACCAGCACGGCATCCTGTTGATCTTTGATGAGGTGCAATGTGGCATGGGTCGGACCGGCAAACTCTTTGCGCATGAATGGGCAGGGATTACGCCTGATATCATGATGGTCGCCAAGGGCATTGGCGGGGGGTTCCCGCTGGGGGCTTTGCTGGCCACGGCAGACGCGGCCTCTGGCATGACCGCAGGCACCCATGGGTCGACCTATGGCGGCAACCCGCTGGCTTGTGCTGTGGGTGCCAGAGTGATGGAGATCGTGGGTGACGACGCGTTTCTGACCGAGGTAAACCGCAAGGCAGGGATGATGCGCCAGAAGCTGGAAGGGCTGGTCGCGGCACACCCTAATGTGTTTGAGGCGGTGCGCGGATCGGGCCTGATGCTGGGTCTGAAATGCAAGGCCACCAACAGCGATGTAGTTGCGGCGGGCTTTGCCCAAGGTGTGCTGACGGTGCCTGCAGCGGATAATGTCGTGCGCTTGTTGCCAGCGCTGAACATCACCGATGCGGATATCGCGCTGGCGGTTGAAAAGCTTGATGCTGCGGCATCCCATGTAAAGGAGGCCAATGCGTAA
- a CDS encoding DMT family transporter: MTLRAANQPLAVAFMLTATAFIAATMIMAKSLGTDTLGPPLHPLQISHGRFLFAFAVISTAAAILRPTINRPDLKLHVGRTLFGWGGVTLMFSAVAFIPLSDATAISFLNPVFGMLLAIPLLGEKVGPWRWFAACTALLGALILLRPGPESFQLAGLLALGAALLMGMELIFIKKLANREPGFQILLINNAIGLCIATLAVLPVWSPPTAAQWGALAALGMLMATAQACFVNAMARADASFITPFSYVTLIFASLYDLLVFDVWPDWVSILGALIILGGASLLAWRERRARNVN; the protein is encoded by the coding sequence ATGACATTGCGCGCCGCCAACCAACCTCTTGCTGTTGCTTTCATGCTGACGGCTACCGCTTTTATTGCGGCCACGATGATCATGGCAAAATCCCTGGGCACGGACACGTTGGGGCCGCCTTTGCACCCGCTTCAAATCAGCCACGGGCGTTTTCTTTTCGCGTTTGCGGTCATTTCCACCGCTGCCGCGATCCTGCGGCCCACAATCAACCGGCCAGACCTCAAATTGCACGTTGGCCGCACACTCTTTGGATGGGGCGGCGTGACGTTGATGTTTTCGGCGGTCGCCTTCATCCCGCTCTCGGACGCGACGGCAATCAGCTTTCTCAACCCTGTGTTCGGCATGCTGCTTGCCATTCCCCTGCTCGGGGAAAAGGTTGGACCGTGGCGCTGGTTTGCGGCTTGCACCGCCTTGCTAGGCGCACTGATCTTGCTGCGCCCCGGACCAGAGAGCTTTCAACTGGCTGGATTGCTGGCGCTGGGGGCGGCGCTTTTGATGGGAATGGAGCTGATCTTCATCAAGAAACTGGCCAATCGCGAACCCGGCTTCCAGATTTTGCTGATCAACAACGCGATCGGGCTATGTATCGCGACACTCGCGGTGCTGCCGGTCTGGTCACCACCGACAGCCGCGCAATGGGGCGCGCTGGCCGCGTTGGGCATGTTGATGGCCACAGCGCAGGCCTGTTTCGTCAATGCCATGGCGCGCGCGGATGCAAGCTTTATTACACCCTTCAGCTACGTCACCCTGATCTTTGCAAGCCTCTACGATCTGCTGGTTTTCGATGTCTGGCCCGACTGGGTCAGCATTCTGGGCGCGCTGATCATTCTTGGGGGCGCATCGCTTCTGGCGTGGCGCGAGCGGCGGGCGCGCAATGTGAATTAA